A portion of the Bactrocera neohumeralis isolate Rockhampton chromosome 2, APGP_CSIRO_Bneo_wtdbg2-racon-allhic-juicebox.fasta_v2, whole genome shotgun sequence genome contains these proteins:
- the LOC126759606 gene encoding serine protease persephone-like, with the protein MMNLGFLLTFLLVLLFAKEICPNETTEQFIIYMDVHNDIDNLIHWGNNCEAKLTTLEQTVVETIQSRERSNEKYLETLKKLEYLEHTVSSYELKMNTLEHNIQSLISGSKQVEEELRNTIHMLSATVSDLASKFSLLHRDRPLPERERPFKTPSTTFGERRPTSLVPPVTYVPPPKVPTAGRLASQVCEEIEGALQSKGIQRFVSGIHPSLAIVERKLRRSSSFRCTGALIGQRFVLTSARCLYAGGANFVRLANRSDKTSAMGKNIKKTHIHPKYANRKNNVGVIELEGDVEYSSLVYPSCLYTAATISIANAEVFYTQHQDSILSQTLQELRGQIVPYSNCATFAESHAQDPYEDSLICVRYYNALDSSYSSSQGPLFFTQKDVLGKERIIAVDSENSLRNEVYMAQKLTKVYDHLDFIESVMRS; encoded by the exons ATGATGAATCTAGGCTTTTTGCTGACCTTTCTGCTGGTACTTTTGTTCGCCAAAGAAATATGTCCTAACGAAACGACAGAGCAATTCATTATCTATATGGATGTACACAACGATATCGATAATTTAATTCATTGGGGCAACAATTGCGAAGCAAAGCTAACTACATTAgaaca AACTGTAGTGGAAACCATACAATCGAGAGAGAGGtcgaatgaaaaatatttggaaacatTGAAGAAATTAGAATATTTGGAGCACACTGTGAGCAGCTATGAATTAAAGATGAACACTCTGGAACATAACATACAGAG CTTAATTTCGGGATCCAAGCAAGTTGAGGAGGAGCTAAGAAACACCATTCATATGTTGAGTGCGACAGTATCAGATTTAGCATCTAAGTTTTCGCTTTTGCACAG gGATCGTCCATTGCCAGAAAGAGAGCGTCCTTTTAAGACTCCCAGCACTACATTCGGAGAGCGTCG TCCAACATCATTAGTACCGCCAGTAACATATGTACCTCCACCGAAAGTACCAACAGCAGGGCGCCTGGCTTCACAAG tttgtgaAGAAATTGAAGGAGCGTTGCAATCGAAAGGCATTCAGCGGTTCGTGTCAGGAATTCATCCTTCCCTGGCTATCGTTGAAAGGAAGTTGCGTCGGTCTAGTTCTTTTAGATGTACGGGGGCTTTGATTGGTCAACGCTTTGTTCTAACTTCGGCCCGTTGTTTATACGCAGGTGGGGCAAACTTTGTGCGCTTGGCAAATCGCAGTGATAAAACAAGCGCCATGGGAAAGAATATTAAA AAAACGCATATACATCCCAAATACGCTAACAGAAAGAACAATGTAGGCGTGATCGAACTGGAAGGCGATGTGGAGTACTCTTCGCTCGTGTATCCCAGCTGTTTATACACTGCTGCAACAATTTCAATAGCTAACGCCGAGGTTTTTTACACACAACATCAAG ATTCGATTTTGTCACAAACATTGCAGGAATTGCGCGGTCAAATTGTCCCGTACTCAAATTGTGCGACATTCGCTGAGTCTCACGCGCAAGATCCATATGAGGACTCGTTAATATGTGTACGTTATTACAATGCTTTGGATTCGTCTTATAGCTCCTCCCAGGGTCCGTTATTTTTCACCCAAAAGGATGTGTTAGGTAAAGAGCGCATCATTGCGGTGGATTCGGAGAACTCTCTTCGGAACGAAGTTTATATGGCGCAGAAGCTCACAAAGGTGTATGATCATTTGGATTTTATTGAGAGTGTAATGAGGAgttga
- the LOC126759566 gene encoding CLIP domain-containing serine protease B9-like, producing the protein MELFLRKAISLFCVLCVITGVRGEYVSCMTPSGHKGNCIPLIGCPSLSKLANNARRTWEQTDYLKNSLCGPVSNNPFNTQVCCPVQKPPALGASEALPEIESLCQTPDGKTGNCVPLKSCGVLLDLLRKTSLTNSQISHLKKSKCGNANGQILVCCPKTESTTQTVHQKTISKTTPQRSTAITVHPKTISKPTVHIAMSPMRNESCRTPDHKLGVCIEIEECPPLKKIILKDAITKNEYNLLVNSKCGEYGSPKICCPQQSDAPSAPGKMLARNFVFPGSECRAANGVPGICKMSRDCPNANEFEQNSQCGYLGGGSQICCPINMLENDLRFPTTTQITRLPISTTPLPEVSCHTPTNKPGKCISIKSCSSLLEIVTKQDRTPIETMFLQQSQCGYDSGEFMVCCPETKSTTPTALHTTQTTTPTPVTISPITSSAPTPVTISPITSTFGPDIEPPKENTNKWTNEPGCGRAPLQNRIYGGNAVHIDEYTWAARIIYVDSDNNNDIFCGGSLINQNYVLTAAHCVVMPEDKDVWYVKGVRLGEWNATAEKDCEYFSKNYVLCAPPPVDIDILEYIVHPMYNKKKFNYDIALLKLEESVTYTDFIKPICLPSLPADQQTINYENKSVEVVGWGKTETGEHSEIKLKANLKVKDINKCGLRKGATENQICAKGEKGTDSCNGDSGGPLMLWQETAYYLIGLISFGSGGQCGDIQTNGIYMSVANFMEWIAENTQNP; encoded by the exons ATGGAACTATTTCTTAGAAAAgctatttcattattttgtgttttgtgcGTAATCACGGGAGTCAGAGGTG aatatgtGTCGTGTATGACCCCAAGTGGGCATAAAGGCAACTGCATACCACTAATTGGATGTCCAAGTCTAAGCAAACTCGCCAATAACGCGCGTCGAACATGGGAACAAACTGATTATCTAAAGAACAGTTTATGCGGACCGGTCAGCAACAATCCCTTT aaTACGCAGGTATGTTGTCCAGTGCAGAAACCACCGGCATTGGGAGCAAGCGAAGCGTTGCCAGAAATcg AAAGTCTCTGTCAGACACCCGACGGCAAAACTGGAAATTGTGTACCTTTAAAGAGCTGCGGCGTCTTATTGGATCTTCTTAGAAAAACAAGCCTTACAAATTCGCAGATATCACACCTGAAGAAGAGTAAATGTGGAAATGCTAATGGACAAATTTTG gTATGTTGTCCCAAAACTGAGTCGACGACACAAACGGTACACCaaaaaacaatatcaaaaaCAACACCACAGCGCAGCACAGCAATAACGGTACACCCTAAAACAATATCAAAACCAACAGTACATATAGCCATGAGCCCAATGAGAAATG AGTCTTGTCGTACACCGGACCACAAACTTGGCGTTTGTATAGAGATCGAAGAATGCCCCCCTTTGAAAAAGATCATTCTAAAAGACGCAATTACGAAAAACGAATACAACTTGTTAGTGAACAGCAAATGCGGTGAATACGGCAGTCCAAAG ATATGTTGTCCGCAACAAAGTGACGCTCCGTCAGCGCCTGGTAAAATGTTAGCTCGAAATTTTG TCTTCCCCGGCAGTGAGTGCAGAGCAGCTAATGGCGTGCCTGGTATATGCAAAATGTCTAGGGACTGCCCAAATGCGAATGAGTTCGAGCAGAATAGTCAATGCGGTTATTTAGGTGGCGGTTCACAG ATATGTTGTCCAATAAATATGCTTGAAAATGATTTACGCTTTcccacaacaacacaaataacgcGTTTGCCAATAAGCA CTACACCCTTGCCAGAAGTCTCCTGTCACACACCGACCAACAAACCTGGTAAATGTATATCCATAAAAAGCTGCAGTTCCTTACTCGAAATTGTTACGAAACAAGACAGAACGCCTATAGAAACTATGTTCCTGCAGCAGAGTCAATGTGGATATGATAGTGGAGAGTTTATG GTGTGTTGTCCTGAAACTAAGTCGACAACGCCAACTGCACTTcatacaacacaaacaacaacaccaacacctGTAACAATAAGCCCGATAACCTCAAGTGCACCAACACCAGTAACAATAAGCCCGATAACCTCGACATTCG GTCCTGATATCGAACCACCAAAAGAAAATACCAACAAGTGG acGAATGAACCAGGTTGTGGCAGAGCACCTTTacaaaaccgaatttatggcggAAATGCTGTTCATATTGATGAGTACACTTGGGCAGCGAGGATAATTTACGTTGACT cggacaacaacaacgacataTTTTGCGGTGGCTCTCTTATCAATCAAAATTACGTATTGACTGCAGCACATTGTGTGGTTATGCCTGAAGATAAAGACGTTTGGTATGTAAAAGGAGTTCGTTTAGGCGAATGGAATGCCACAGCGGAAAAGGATTgtgaatatttttccaaaaactatGTACTTTGTGCTCCTCCGCCAGTGGATATAGACATCTTAGAGTACATAGTTCATCcgatgtataataaaaaaaaatttaactatgatATAGCTCTGTTGAAGCTAGAAGAGAGCGTAACTTACACGGACTTTATAAAACCGATATGTCTACCATCGTTGCCGGCAGATCAACAAACgattaattatgaaaataagtCTGTGGAAGTCGTTGGTTGGGGCAAGACAGAAACCGGGGAGCACagtgaaattaaattgaaagcaaatttaaaagttaaggATATCAATAAATGTGGCTTACGAAAAGGTGCGACAGAAAATCAAATATGCGCCAAGGGTGAGAAAGGCACCGATAGCTGTAACGGCGACTCAGGCGGACCTCTCATGCTTTGGCAAGAAACAGCGTATTATTTGATAGGCTTGATATCATTCGGTTCAGGCGGTCAATGTGGTGATATCCAAACTAACGGTATTTACATGAGTGTCGCGAACTTTATGGAATGGATTGCAGAGAATACACAAAATCCTTGA